A window of the bacterium genome harbors these coding sequences:
- a CDS encoding response regulator, whose product MSEKLLIVDDTEMNRRLFRDVLEYHGYEVVEAADGAQGLEMAKIHNPVLVLLDIQMPVMDGFDTLAALRKDPFLKGVKVIALTSFAMRGDRERILAAGFDDYLSKPVAILELPGKVREWLKSREG is encoded by the coding sequence ATGAGTGAAAAACTGCTGATCGTTGACGATACGGAAATGAACCGCAGGCTTTTCAGGGACGTACTGGAGTATCACGGCTATGAGGTTGTAGAAGCGGCCGACGGAGCGCAGGGACTGGAAATGGCGAAAATCCATAATCCGGTCCTTGTCCTTCTCGATATACAGATGCCGGTCATGGACGGTTTCGACACTCTCGCCGCCTTGCGGAAAGACCCCTTCCTGAAGGGAGTGAAGGTCATAGCCCTGACCTCCTTCGCAATGCGCGGTGACCGGGAGCGGATACTGGCGGCCGGATTCGACGATTACCTGTCCAAGCCGGTCGCAATCCTCGAACTGCCCGGCAAGGTGCGCGAATGGCTGAAAAGTCGTGAGGGTTGA
- a CDS encoding DUF2325 domain-containing protein — MPSQAALIVGSDSLGALPAKLEARGFREIIHWDGRNRRVEHKPLPKRIDIVVVLCDRVSHRLMQSVKRQSKAAGIPIVFTDDFNDIGWGI; from the coding sequence ATGCCGTCTCAGGCCGCTCTCATCGTCGGGTCGGATTCTCTCGGGGCGCTTCCCGCAAAGCTCGAAGCGAGAGGCTTTCGTGAGATTATTCACTGGGACGGCAGAAACCGCAGGGTGGAGCACAAACCCCTGCCGAAGCGAATCGACATCGTGGTCGTACTGTGCGACAGGGTGAGTCACAGGCTCATGCAAAGCGTAAAGCGCCAGTCGAAGGCCGCGGGAATACCCATAGTCTTTACCGACGATTTCAACGATATCGGCTGGGGAATATGA